Proteins from one Nyctibius grandis isolate bNycGra1 chromosome 2, bNycGra1.pri, whole genome shotgun sequence genomic window:
- the CCDC82 gene encoding coiled-coil domain-containing protein 82 isoform X2 yields the protein MEIKAVVRRYETRNKTAGTELSSKSRVDWRRTKRELILLDSNDESSCASEEEDSTTSEDEGDEKDETVLKNSLSDQEEKSHDGEVTEDGEDECIIPGKRKRLNSSVLYDSDESEDSDILVRKVFAKRHCIMDEDDSSEEQQLDKNCPTEKVSTNKKQKVFAKLKELAKQRATRRSCSSENCEDSNGEADTEEESLCHLPLTPTEGSETDSDSMKDFIVEEEEDDDDNTEHVKSNKQPQQKELNTSNSELLAYYVPHLSRCDHYIHFKRIVKAFLINAIDDTFLSSLYDGTRQKKYAQDMLLSLHYLDDRFIQPRLENLISRSRWKDRYKERVDCYPDVRIILKNQKNVSCQACELNRYCKFNVLLSGKLYNSRTLEADDFMSDDKQ from the exons ATGGAGATAAAAGCAGTTGTTAGAAGATATGAAACAAGAAATAAGACAGCAGGAACAGAACTGTCATCGAAATCCCGAGTTGATTGGAGACGCACTAAAAGGGAGCTCATACTGCTTGACAGCAATGACGAATCCTCATGTGCCTCTGAGGAGGAAGACTCTACCACATCAGAAGATGAAGGAGATGAAAAAGATGAAACTGTTCTGAAGAACAGCCTTTCAgatcaggaagagaaaagccATGATGGGGAAGTAAcagaagatggtgaggatgagtGCATCATACCTGGGAAACGTAAAAGGTTGAACAGCTCTGTCTTGTATGACAGTGATGAAAGTGAGGACAGTGATATACTTGTTagaaaagtttttgctaaacgCCACTGTATAATGGATGAAGATGACAGTTCCGAAGAACAGCAACTTGATAAAAACTGCCCTACAGAAAAGGTTTCTACTAATAAGAAGCAGAAGGTGTTTGCAAAGTTGAAAGAACTTGCAAAACAAAGAGCAACTCGGAGATCCTGCAGCAGTGAAAATTGTGAG gaTTCTAATGGTGAAGCAGACACAGAAGAGGAATCACTCTGCCACTTGCCCCTCACACCAACAGAAGGTAGTGAAACTGACAGTGACAGCATGAAAGATTTCATAgtagaggaagaggaagatgatgatgacAACACAGAGCACGTAAAGAGTAACAAACAGCCACAACAGAAGGAGCTAAATACATCAAATAGCGAGTTGCTGGCATACTACGTCCCGCACT TATCTCGCTGTGATCACTATATACACTTCAAAAGAATAGTGAAGGCTTTCCTCATAAATGCAATTGATGACACTTTTCTGAGCTCATTATATG ATGGGACAAGACAAAAGAAGTATGCGCAAGATATGTTGCTCTCACTTCATTATCTGGATGACCGCTTCATTCAGCCTCGTCTGGAGAACTTAATCTCTAGAAGTCGCTGGAAAGATCGATACAAG GAGCGTGTGGATTGTTACCCAGATGTTCGCATAAtcttgaaaaatcaaaaaaatgTATCTTGTCAGGCCTGTGAATTGAATCGGTATTGTAAGTTTAATGTGCTGCTCTCTGGAAAGCTTTATAATAGCAGAACTTTGGAAGCAGATGACTTCATGTCAGATGACAAGCAG